CCCTGTCGCGGCTCCGCCGCGTCGAGGACGCCGAACTCATCGGCAGTGAGACCCAGTAATCGAACGCCTGCGAACCGCTACTCCAGCATCGCCGCAGCTTCTTCCTTGTCGAGGTCGCCGCGCTCGAAGGCCGACAGCACGTCCAGCACGCTCTGGTCGGGGCCGTCGTCGCCCACCTCGTCCAGCGTGACCTTCTCGGAGTTACCCACGAACTCGTCGAAGTCAGTCCCGTCGGAGAGGGCCTTCTCCTTCTTGACGCGGTAGTTGCCGCCGTCGGTCGTGTGGAGGTCCGCCGGGTGGAAGAAGTACCAGTCCTCGCGGTCGAACCGGACGCCGATACGCGGCTTCGCGCCGAAGTTCCGGGCGAAAAACAGTAGCGCCTCGACCTCCTCGCCGGTGAGATAGATGGGGTCGCCGGCGCTGGATTTCGCCTCGATAGCGTAGAACGTCTCGCCGTCGCCCGAGAGCACGTCCGGCAGTTCCCGCTCGGTCGCGCTGCCGCTGGCCGGCGCGCGCATCACCGCAAAGCCCGCCTCGTCGAGTGCGTTGACCAGTTCGCGCTCGCGGCGGTCGCCCTTCGCGTTCGAGTTTGCCATTATCAGGACGTGGAGCGACGGGGGTAAAACCGTTCAGATACGGCCAGACCGTTCATTCCGTTCAAAGGGCCGTACATCGATTTGACCTATCGCGGGGCATATACGCACCAGTCCCATCCCACGTCATGGAATGATTTCGTTCGCAACAGCAGAGACAGTAATGATAGCGGCGCAGAACGGGGAGCGACGCCAATGAGACGACGACGATTCATCGCCACGGGCGCGGGCGTCGGGGTCGGTCTCCTCGCCGGCTGTTCCGGGTCGAGCGACTCCGGCGGGTCTGACGGGACCAGCGGTGACGGAACCAGTGACGGCGGCTCCACCGACGAGGACGCGATGACGGACGACGGCGGAACCGTTGGGACGTTCCGGCTGCTGATCAGCGACCAGCCCGCGGCTATCGGCGACTTCGACTCGCTCGACGTGTCCTTTTCACGGGCCCGCATCTTCCATGCAGGCGGGGAGGATACAGGGAGTGAGACCGAAGCCACGGAGTCGGCCGGGGCAACCGAGACGAACGAAACTGCCACGACGGAGGCGACAGAGACAAACGAGACTGCAACGGCCGAACCGACCGAGACGGCGGAGATGGACGACGTAGACCAGCCGGAGGACGAAGCCGACGAAGATGAGACGGAAGACGAGGAGGGCGACGACAACAACGGCTTCGTCGTCCGCGACCTCGACGGCGCGACCGTCGACCTCACCGAGGTCGTCGGCGACAAGGCCATCGGCGTCCTCGACGGCGAACTCGAAGCGGGCCGCTACAGCAAGATCGAACTGTACGCCGAATCCGTCGACGGGGTCGTCGACGGGGCGTCGGTCGACGTGAAGATCCCGAGCGAGAAGCTCCAGCTCACCAAGCCGTTCGAAGTCGTCGCCGGCGAATCGGTCGACTTCGTCTTCGACATCAACGTCGTCAAGAAGGGCAACGGCGGCTACAACCTCCTACCGGTCATCTCGGAGAGCGGCGTCGCTGGCAAGGACGTTGAGGTGGAGGAAGTCGGCGAAGGTACAGATGCCGACGACAATGACGATGACGACGAGGAGACCGAAGTCGAGACGACGGAAACCGAGGAAACGGATCGCGACTCGATGACGGAGTCGGACCAGCGCGGCAACGAAACGACGGCCGCCGAGTAACGCTCAGCTACGCTTAGTCTTCGATTCGGGACTCCAGTTCCTGAATGACCTCGTCGGTCGTCCCGCCGTCGCCGCGAACCGCCTGCGTGTAGCGTTTGTATTCTTTGGGAGACACCTGGACAGTCTTGGTCTCGCCTTTGTGCGAAATTTCCAGTTTCACGGTGCCGTGTGGGTTGTTCCGTCGCCGGAAGCTCGCCATCGCCGTGAAGACGAACCAGAACGCCACGCACGTCCCGATGAAGTACGCCATCGTCGTTTCGAACGCCAGCGTCTGTCCGCCCACCGTCCAGTTGTAGGGATATGCTACCTGAAACAGCCCGACGCCGACCAGACAGAGGAATGCGCCGACGGTGACACCGCTCTGTTCCCGGCGGCTCGAGGGGAGCACGGCGACGACACTCAGGAACATTGCGGGGATTCCCAGCCCACCCAGCGTCCCGCCGAGTTTCTCGGCGGCGTGGGGTGCAGTTGCGCCGACGACTGCCGACAGCGGCGTCGTCACCAGAAGTATCGCCACGACCACCGCCAGCGCGCCGACGAACCCCAGGGTCGCACCGGCAACGACGCGGCGGGGATCGCGTCCCTCCCAGCGCCGGTCGTTGTACGCGTCCCCGAGATTCTCCATACCGGCCCGTTGGCACCCGACCCACAAAACGGTACGTCAGAC
The genomic region above belongs to Haloarcula hispanica ATCC 33960 and contains:
- a CDS encoding DUF4382 domain-containing protein, with protein sequence MRRRRFIATGAGVGVGLLAGCSGSSDSGGSDGTSGDGTSDGGSTDEDAMTDDGGTVGTFRLLISDQPAAIGDFDSLDVSFSRARIFHAGGEDTGSETEATESAGATETNETATTEATETNETATAEPTETAEMDDVDQPEDEADEDETEDEEGDDNNGFVVRDLDGATVDLTEVVGDKAIGVLDGELEAGRYSKIELYAESVDGVVDGASVDVKIPSEKLQLTKPFEVVAGESVDFVFDINVVKKGNGGYNLLPVISESGVAGKDVEVEEVGEGTDADDNDDDDEETEVETTETEETDRDSMTESDQRGNETTAAE
- a CDS encoding DUF7139 domain-containing protein: MENLGDAYNDRRWEGRDPRRVVAGATLGFVGALAVVVAILLVTTPLSAVVGATAPHAAEKLGGTLGGLGIPAMFLSVVAVLPSSRREQSGVTVGAFLCLVGVGLFQVAYPYNWTVGGQTLAFETTMAYFIGTCVAFWFVFTAMASFRRRNNPHGTVKLEISHKGETKTVQVSPKEYKRYTQAVRGDGGTTDEVIQELESRIED
- the hjc gene encoding Holliday junction resolvase Hjc; protein product: MANSNAKGDRRERELVNALDEAGFAVMRAPASGSATERELPDVLSGDGETFYAIEAKSSAGDPIYLTGEEVEALLFFARNFGAKPRIGVRFDREDWYFFHPADLHTTDGGNYRVKKEKALSDGTDFDEFVGNSEKVTLDEVGDDGPDQSVLDVLSAFERGDLDKEEAAAMLE